One Eubacterium sp. 1001713B170207_170306_E7 genomic region harbors:
- a CDS encoding folylpolyglutamate synthase/dihydrofolate synthase family protein has product MNVQETIDFIESNGKFGIRLGLESIGLLLGELGNPQEKLKCIHVAGTNGKGSVSTMLSTILKTAGYITGLYTSPALETFNERVQLNNVPIPDDDLMQVTQKVQAACDTLVAKGEPHPTGFEIETALAFEYFCKKKADLCIIEVGMGGRLDATNIIPAPEAVVIMSISLDHTDYLGDTIGKIAGEKAAIIKEGTSVVVYPQEKEAEDVITGYAESLGTPYTVVNPADICRVSESLDGQLLKYKKPGGIAGLDTFELKLLGEHQVLNCLTVLDTLEILLKKGYAIPTKAIITALAEVTFHGRFEILHRDPIILIDGAHNPNGIEYFVKNIKTYFPGNKINLYFGMLADKDIDLALKYLMPVTGDVHALTPENDRALPADKMAELIHREYGKNVNFYDTIEAAVDSIDLSARDRINVFVGSLYMIGVARTAIVKRLKAEEA; this is encoded by the coding sequence ATGAACGTACAGGAAACCATTGACTTTATAGAATCCAACGGGAAGTTCGGCATCCGGCTGGGCCTTGAAAGCATCGGCCTGCTGCTCGGTGAGCTGGGCAACCCGCAGGAAAAGCTGAAATGTATCCATGTGGCGGGCACCAACGGCAAGGGCTCGGTGAGCACCATGCTCTCCACCATTCTCAAAACCGCCGGGTACATCACAGGGCTCTACACCTCTCCGGCCCTCGAAACCTTTAACGAGCGGGTCCAGCTGAACAACGTCCCCATTCCGGATGACGACCTGATGCAGGTAACCCAAAAAGTCCAGGCCGCCTGCGACACTCTGGTGGCAAAGGGTGAGCCGCATCCCACCGGCTTCGAGATCGAAACCGCCCTGGCTTTTGAATATTTCTGCAAAAAAAAAGCGGACCTCTGTATCATCGAGGTGGGTATGGGCGGACGTCTGGACGCCACCAACATCATTCCTGCTCCAGAGGCGGTGGTCATTATGAGCATCAGCCTGGACCATACCGATTATCTGGGGGACACCATCGGCAAAATCGCCGGTGAAAAGGCCGCCATTATTAAGGAGGGCACTTCTGTGGTGGTCTATCCTCAGGAAAAAGAGGCCGAGGACGTCATCACAGGCTATGCCGAATCTCTTGGAACGCCCTATACAGTCGTCAACCCTGCGGACATCTGCCGGGTTTCTGAGAGCCTTGACGGACAGCTTTTGAAATATAAAAAGCCCGGCGGCATCGCCGGACTGGATACGTTCGAGCTGAAGCTTCTGGGTGAGCACCAGGTTTTAAACTGCCTGACCGTGCTGGATACCCTGGAAATTTTATTGAAAAAAGGCTACGCCATTCCCACTAAGGCGATCATCACAGCGCTGGCGGAAGTGACCTTCCACGGGCGTTTTGAGATCCTTCACCGCGATCCCATCATTCTGATCGACGGCGCACACAACCCCAACGGCATTGAGTATTTTGTCAAAAATATCAAAACCTATTTCCCGGGCAATAAAATCAACCTTTATTTTGGTATGCTGGCCGATAAAGATATCGACCTGGCCCTCAAATACCTCATGCCCGTCACCGGAGATGTCCACGCCCTGACGCCGGAAAACGACCGTGCCCTGCCGGCCGATAAAATGGCTGAACTGATCCACCGTGAGTACGGCAAAAACGTCAATTTCTACGACACCATCGAAGCCGCCGTGGACAGCATCGACCTGAGCGCCAGGGACCGCATCAACGTTTTTGTCGGCTCTCTTTACATGATCGGCGTGGCCCGGACCGCCATTGTAAAAAGGTTAAAAGCTGAAGAAGCGTAA
- a CDS encoding 5-formyltetrahydrofolate cyclo-ligase: protein MDKKAFRQETLKKRSDIYSKEIDAQIIGNFIQSDAYKDADWMMLYVSFGTEIHTHSLIQKALGEGKHVVVPICNTADHTIILSEILDFPGDLEEGHYGILEVKDDCRRVVTPEKLDLVLVPGMAFTEAGNRMGFGGGYYDRFLETIRPDCKTVALIREDFIYDEIPMEPHDKSVDIIITENRVKSCR, encoded by the coding sequence ATGGATAAAAAAGCTTTTCGTCAGGAAACCTTAAAGAAACGTTCTGACATTTACTCAAAGGAAATCGACGCGCAGATCATTGGTAATTTCATTCAATCCGACGCTTACAAAGATGCGGACTGGATGATGCTCTACGTGAGCTTCGGCACTGAAATCCACACCCACAGCCTGATCCAAAAGGCACTGGGCGAAGGCAAGCACGTGGTCGTGCCGATCTGCAACACCGCCGACCACACCATTATCCTGTCCGAAATTCTGGACTTCCCAGGCGATCTGGAGGAAGGGCATTATGGGATTCTGGAGGTTAAGGACGACTGCCGCCGTGTGGTCACGCCCGAAAAACTGGACCTGGTGCTGGTGCCTGGCATGGCCTTTACCGAAGCCGGCAACCGCATGGGCTTTGGCGGCGGCTACTACGACCGCTTTCTTGAAACCATCCGGCCCGACTGCAAAACCGTCGCCCTGATCCGCGAGGATTTTATCTATGACGAGATCCCCATGGAGCCCCACGACAAGAGCGTTGACATCATCATTACCGAGAACCGGGTCAAGTCCTGCCGGTAA
- a CDS encoding DUF1638 domain-containing protein, with translation MKKRKLLACETIRDEVELIKEKCGVDIETVWMDNTLHAYPENLRDALQAEIDKIGEDADELLFAYGNCGNGLVGLKSSYPTMIIPRYGDCIDMFLSNLDNLERVRTTTYFLTRGWLDGKQSLEWEIDYNYKRFGEKRAHKIMDMIYRHYKHLMLIDTGAYDLEAAKPRVDKIAATIKLEPVVRQGDISPIEKLLTGDWDEEHFCVVPPGRETTYHDFDGASLRLPC, from the coding sequence ATGAAAAAAAGAAAATTACTGGCCTGTGAGACGATTAGGGATGAAGTCGAGCTCATCAAGGAAAAATGCGGGGTTGATATTGAAACCGTCTGGATGGACAATACGCTGCATGCCTATCCCGAAAACCTGAGGGACGCCCTTCAGGCAGAGATCGACAAAATCGGGGAGGACGCCGACGAGCTTTTGTTTGCCTACGGCAACTGCGGCAATGGTCTGGTGGGGCTGAAAAGCAGCTACCCGACCATGATCATTCCCAGATACGGGGACTGCATCGACATGTTTTTGTCCAACCTTGATAACCTGGAGCGGGTGCGCACCACCACCTACTTTCTGACCAGGGGCTGGCTGGACGGCAAGCAGAGCCTGGAGTGGGAGATCGACTACAATTACAAGCGTTTTGGCGAAAAGCGGGCTCATAAGATCATGGATATGATCTACCGGCATTATAAACACCTGATGCTCATCGACACTGGCGCTTATGATCTGGAGGCCGCGAAGCCGAGGGTCGATAAGATCGCTGCTACCATCAAGCTGGAGCCGGTTGTCCGGCAGGGGGACATCAGTCCCATCGAAAAGCTACTGACCGGCGACTGGGATGAGGAACACTTCTGCGTGGTTCCGCCCGGGCGTGAGACCACCTATCATGATTTTGACGGCGCGAGCTTACGTTTGCCTTGCTAA
- the ftsX gene encoding permease-like cell division protein FtsX, giving the protein MGKRKKEHHFFSMLKSIFRDTAQSIERNNLMSIASILSVVAALIILGIFVIFTVNLQHITENVESAMELRVFMKTEYTEDQKTSVETALRGNSQVTGISFESKDEALEKFSSSLDDYSGLLKGYDSNNNPMAASFIVQVQNPEDLEGVKSFAEGLTSQGVDYVKYGEEYVNALVSFSKFSNTLCIVILAVLSVISIFIIYNTIKLTCFARRREIGVMKYVGATDWYIRLPFILEGTFLGCLGALVAMLIIRTGYYYAIAYVTNVVNMPMNSDLVSPALIMGPIFVFCLVYGIIIGAFGSLFSIRKFLKA; this is encoded by the coding sequence ATGGGAAAAAGAAAAAAGGAGCATCATTTTTTTTCGATGCTGAAAAGTATTTTCAGAGATACGGCTCAAAGCATTGAGCGGAACAATCTGATGAGTATCGCCTCCATTCTTTCAGTCGTCGCGGCTCTGATCATTCTGGGGATTTTTGTGATCTTCACGGTGAATCTTCAGCACATTACCGAAAATGTGGAATCGGCCATGGAGCTGCGCGTTTTTATGAAAACAGAATATACAGAGGACCAGAAAACCTCGGTTGAGACGGCCCTGCGCGGCAACAGCCAGGTGACGGGGATCTCTTTTGAAAGCAAGGATGAGGCCCTGGAAAAATTTTCCTCAAGCCTTGACGATTACTCGGGCCTTTTAAAGGGCTATGACAGCAATAACAACCCGATGGCCGCCTCCTTTATTGTACAGGTGCAGAACCCTGAGGATCTGGAGGGTGTCAAGAGCTTTGCCGAGGGATTGACGTCCCAGGGAGTCGATTATGTCAAATATGGTGAAGAATACGTCAATGCGCTGGTAAGCTTCAGCAAGTTCAGCAATACACTGTGTATTGTCATACTGGCGGTGCTCTCAGTCATTTCGATCTTCATTATCTATAACACCATCAAGCTGACCTGCTTTGCCAGAAGAAGGGAAATCGGGGTCATGAAATACGTGGGCGCAACCGACTGGTATATCCGCCTGCCCTTTATACTGGAGGGAACCTTTCTCGGATGTCTCGGGGCGCTGGTGGCCATGCTGATCATACGCACCGGCTATTACTACGCCATTGCCTATGTCACCAACGTGGTCAATATGCCGATGAACAGCGATCTGGTATCCCCGGCGCTGATCATGGGACCGATTTTTGTATTTTGCCTGGTGTATGGTATCATTATCGGCGCCTTTGGCAGCCTGTTTTCAATCAGAAAATTCTTAAAAGCTTAG
- a CDS encoding M23 family metallopeptidase: protein MKKKLCGFLAGLLCVLMLCNPVFAEGNDALMAQLKDSVQRIKDMSSQMEATKTTMAEIEKQINESNAAIDAINAQIADLDARMADRKAQIAVLQEQQNKQEKELEERLRVMYMYGNDGYLQVLFSSNNFTDFIARADMMKNVMQADKDAVTALENTKKELEEKNAGLEADKAAAEQAAAVQNEAKEQQNQLLAKNQALIDEYKAGIAAEQAAADSIAQQMGGEKASDFVQTGEYYWPISPDNSQAFDISSPFAGRIHPITGEWSNHQGVDVAVSYGTPILAAGDGTVSIAGVNGGYGNCVVINMGTDGSGNKLATLYGHMSSIATSVGATVSKGDIIGYVGSTGNSTGPHLHFGWMVNDNFTDPLAYYPGQKWNYVE from the coding sequence ATGAAGAAAAAATTGTGTGGTTTTCTGGCAGGATTATTATGCGTTTTGATGTTATGTAACCCGGTTTTTGCTGAAGGAAATGACGCGCTGATGGCTCAGTTAAAAGACAGTGTGCAGCGCATTAAGGATATGTCGTCCCAGATGGAGGCGACAAAAACGACAATGGCTGAAATTGAAAAGCAGATCAATGAATCCAATGCGGCCATCGACGCTATCAACGCGCAGATCGCGGATCTGGACGCCCGCATGGCGGATCGGAAGGCACAGATCGCCGTGCTGCAGGAGCAGCAGAACAAACAGGAAAAGGAACTGGAGGAACGCCTCCGCGTAATGTATATGTACGGCAATGACGGCTACCTTCAGGTGTTGTTCTCCTCCAACAATTTCACGGACTTTATCGCCCGGGCCGACATGATGAAAAATGTCATGCAGGCGGATAAGGACGCGGTAACAGCCCTCGAAAATACCAAAAAAGAGCTGGAAGAAAAAAATGCCGGTCTGGAAGCCGATAAAGCGGCAGCCGAACAGGCAGCGGCTGTTCAGAATGAAGCCAAGGAACAGCAGAATCAGCTTTTAGCCAAGAATCAGGCGCTGATTGACGAATACAAGGCAGGCATCGCGGCCGAACAGGCGGCAGCCGACAGCATCGCCCAGCAGATGGGCGGCGAAAAGGCCAGCGATTTTGTGCAGACAGGCGAGTATTACTGGCCCATCTCACCGGACAACTCCCAGGCCTTTGACATCAGCAGTCCCTTTGCCGGGCGTATCCACCCCATTACCGGCGAATGGTCCAACCATCAGGGCGTCGACGTGGCGGTCAGCTACGGCACACCGATTCTGGCGGCTGGCGACGGTACGGTCTCCATCGCAGGTGTAAATGGCGGCTACGGCAACTGCGTGGTCATCAACATGGGGACGGACGGCAGCGGCAACAAGCTGGCCACCCTGTATGGACACATGTCTTCAATCGCCACCTCAGTGGGCGCGACAGTCTCCAAGGGCGACATCATCGGCTATGTGGGCAGCACCGGCAATTCCACTGGCCCGCACCTGCACTTTGGCTGGATGGTCAACGACAATTTTACCGATCCACTGGCCTATTATCCGGGTCAGAAATGGAATTATGTCGAGTAG
- a CDS encoding DUF1836 domain-containing protein, translating into MTDEQIFDLIDSLQLDSQVPIKDIPDLDLYMDQLITLFEKYLAPTKRRPDDKLLTKTMINNYTKNKLLSPAQKKKYTVDHVLLMLLIYQLKQVTSMEDIKTLFSFLKDGEAINHEKLQFVYQKFLDSQAGQLSALKDETRRIAENAKEKTAGSGMEPTDSILMCLLLFQQSLHYKRLAEKLLDEMTSDEA; encoded by the coding sequence ATGACAGATGAACAGATTTTTGACTTGATCGACAGCCTGCAGCTTGACAGTCAGGTTCCTATAAAGGATATTCCAGACCTGGATCTTTATATGGACCAGCTCATCACACTCTTTGAAAAGTACCTGGCCCCGACCAAGCGCAGGCCCGACGACAAGCTGCTGACCAAAACCATGATCAACAACTACACCAAAAACAAGCTTTTAAGCCCGGCACAGAAGAAAAAATACACGGTGGATCATGTCCTGCTCATGCTTTTAATCTACCAGCTCAAGCAGGTCACCTCCATGGAGGATATCAAAACGCTTTTCAGCTTCCTCAAGGACGGGGAGGCCATAAACCACGAAAAGCTCCAGTTCGTTTATCAGAAATTTCTGGACAGCCAGGCCGGACAGCTCAGCGCTCTGAAGGATGAGACGCGCCGCATCGCCGAAAACGCCAAAGAAAAAACCGCCGGCTCCGGTATGGAGCCGACGGATTCTATTCTGATGTGTCTGCTGCTGTTTCAGCAGAGCCTTCATTACAAACGCCTGGCCGAAAAGCTTCTGGACGAAATGACGTCTGATGAAGCCTGA
- a CDS encoding hemolysin III family protein — MIEKFRDPMSALTHLIGAVLSVVGTIAMLILIVVEKEVNALTLTSVLAFGLGLIALYTTSFTYHAIHGSPEKIMRMKKTDHSMIFLLIAGSYTPFCLLCLTGVIRVALMTAIWAVAVIGVLMMVFWINMPRWLNTGLYIFMGWFALFALKPLYDALPTGGFVFLLLGGIMYTVGGVMYGLKKPNIWPEFGFHEVFHVFVILGSLCHYYAVFRYILMPA, encoded by the coding sequence ATGATTGAAAAATTCAGAGACCCGATGAGTGCGCTGACCCACCTGATCGGAGCCGTTTTATCCGTGGTCGGAACCATTGCCATGCTGATCCTTATCGTGGTGGAAAAGGAGGTTAATGCCCTGACGCTGACCTCAGTGCTGGCCTTTGGGCTTGGGCTGATCGCCCTGTACACCACCAGCTTTACCTACCACGCCATCCACGGCTCACCTGAAAAGATCATGCGGATGAAAAAGACAGACCATTCCATGATTTTTCTGCTCATTGCCGGCTCCTACACGCCCTTCTGCCTGCTGTGCCTGACCGGTGTGATCCGGGTGGCGCTGATGACCGCGATCTGGGCCGTCGCAGTGATCGGGGTGCTGATGATGGTGTTCTGGATCAATATGCCCAGATGGCTTAATACCGGGCTCTACATCTTTATGGGCTGGTTCGCGCTATTTGCCCTCAAGCCACTCTACGACGCGCTGCCCACCGGCGGTTTTGTCTTTTTGCTGCTCGGCGGCATCATGTACACGGTGGGCGGAGTCATGTATGGCCTTAAAAAGCCCAATATATGGCCGGAATTTGGCTTTCATGAGGTGTTCCATGTCTTTGTCATACTCGGCAGCCTCTGCCATTATTACGCGGTTTTCCGGTATATTTTGATGCCGGCCTGA
- a CDS encoding zinc dependent phospholipase C family protein produces MNKPTHLIFGEIIWKYLDENYGITLNRAGFLLGNIAPDLTFSFVFHPHERKYASEHLRVAIDAAIQAGDIMDFDAGFFLAERLGSICHYCADFFCEAHTERYEGNLKEHILFEKRLYRYCMLHEKELGETMRQPRSFSVSGTGDIFRKIEEMNDAYLAGRPSYRAQAEGALSACLQTVGTIMTTRYYTAFNVEPGFLVH; encoded by the coding sequence ATGAACAAACCAACACACCTGATATTTGGAGAAATTATCTGGAAATACCTTGACGAAAATTATGGAATCACATTAAACCGCGCCGGTTTCCTGCTTGGAAATATCGCGCCGGATCTGACCTTCAGCTTTGTTTTTCACCCCCATGAGAGGAAGTATGCCTCCGAGCATCTGAGAGTTGCCATCGACGCGGCCATCCAGGCCGGCGACATCATGGACTTTGACGCCGGGTTCTTTTTGGCAGAACGCCTTGGCAGCATCTGCCACTATTGCGCGGACTTTTTCTGCGAGGCTCACACCGAGCGCTATGAGGGAAATCTGAAGGAACATATTCTGTTTGAGAAAAGACTGTACCGCTACTGTATGCTCCACGAGAAGGAGCTGGGCGAGACCATGCGGCAGCCCCGGAGCTTTTCCGTTTCCGGTACCGGGGACATTTTCCGCAAAATCGAGGAAATGAACGATGCCTATCTGGCCGGAAGGCCTTCCTATCGTGCCCAGGCCGAGGGCGCCCTGTCGGCCTGCCTCCAGACCGTCGGCACCATAATGACCACGCGCTATTACACGGCCTTTAATGTGGAACCGGGCTTTTTAGTCCACTAA